In Rhodanobacter humi, the following are encoded in one genomic region:
- the tpiA gene encoding triose-phosphate isomerase: MRKKLVAANWKMHGSRSMAAALCGEIAAATPSGIDVVICPPFPYLDTVAATCADAGLGVGAQDLSEHEGQGAYTGEVSGAMLADCGAQWVLVGHSERRQYHGEGDALVASKFVAARAAGLTPILCVGETLAQREAGDTEAVIARQLQAVLAAAGIAAFDTAVIAYEPVWAIGTGHTATPEQAQQVHAFIRSQLQKEDVMIARLTRLLYGGSVKAANAAELFAQSDVDGGLIGGASLTATDFLGICAAAH, from the coding sequence ATGCGCAAGAAGCTCGTCGCCGCGAACTGGAAGATGCACGGCAGCCGCTCGATGGCTGCCGCCCTGTGCGGCGAGATCGCCGCCGCCACGCCGAGCGGTATCGACGTGGTGATCTGCCCGCCGTTTCCCTACCTGGATACCGTGGCCGCGACCTGCGCCGATGCCGGCCTTGGCGTGGGCGCGCAGGATCTCAGCGAGCACGAGGGGCAAGGCGCGTACACCGGCGAGGTGTCCGGTGCGATGCTGGCCGACTGTGGCGCGCAGTGGGTGCTGGTGGGCCATTCCGAGCGCCGCCAGTACCACGGCGAAGGCGACGCGCTGGTGGCAAGCAAGTTCGTTGCAGCACGCGCGGCCGGCCTCACGCCCATCCTTTGCGTGGGCGAGACCTTGGCGCAGCGTGAAGCAGGTGACACCGAAGCGGTGATCGCCCGCCAGCTGCAGGCGGTGCTCGCTGCTGCCGGCATCGCGGCGTTCGACACGGCGGTGATCGCCTACGAACCGGTGTGGGCGATCGGCACCGGTCACACCGCCACGCCCGAACAGGCGCAGCAGGTGCATGCGTTCATCCGTAGCCAACTCCAGAAAGAAGATGTTATGATTGCCCGTCTGACTCGGCTGCTTTACGGCGGCAGCGTCAAGGCGGCCAATGCCGCCGAATTGTTCGCGCAGTCGGACGTGGATGGCGGGCTGATCGGTGGAGCCTCGCTGACCGCTACCGACTTTCTTGGAATCTGCGCAGCGGCGCACTAG
- a CDS encoding SDR family NAD(P)-dependent oxidoreductase, with the protein MPPARPLSLVTGASAGIGAAFARALAARGHDLVLTARRRERLDALAAELQQQYGCTATVLAADLADPAAPSALCAELDRRGLAVDWLINNAGYGVPGSFTANDWRTHADSLQVLLTAPVELAWRLLPGMRERGYGRIVNVASLAGHVPGTAGHTLYAPAKAFLIKFSQGLTLESREHGVHVCALCPGFTYSEFHDVTGTRALMNKLPGFMWQSANAVVSEGIAAVERGAAVHVTGRVNRTIKRVFKLMPDRLAFRLSARQGRRYRQAD; encoded by the coding sequence ATGCCGCCTGCCCGCCCGCTCAGCCTTGTCACCGGCGCTTCCGCCGGCATCGGTGCCGCGTTCGCCCGTGCCCTGGCGGCACGCGGCCATGACCTGGTGCTCACCGCGCGTCGCCGGGAACGGTTGGACGCACTGGCCGCGGAACTGCAGCAGCAATACGGCTGCACGGCAACCGTGCTGGCGGCCGACCTCGCCGATCCCGCTGCGCCATCCGCGTTGTGCGCGGAACTGGATCGCCGCGGGCTCGCGGTGGACTGGCTGATCAACAACGCCGGCTACGGCGTGCCCGGCAGTTTCACGGCGAACGACTGGCGCACGCACGCGGACTCCCTGCAGGTGCTGCTGACCGCGCCGGTCGAACTGGCCTGGCGCCTGCTGCCCGGCATGCGCGAGCGCGGCTACGGCCGCATCGTCAACGTGGCCTCGCTGGCCGGCCACGTGCCGGGCACCGCGGGACACACGCTGTACGCACCGGCCAAGGCGTTCCTGATCAAGTTCTCGCAGGGGCTCACACTGGAGAGCCGCGAGCATGGCGTGCACGTGTGCGCGCTGTGCCCGGGCTTCACGTACTCCGAATTCCACGACGTCACCGGCACCCGCGCGCTGATGAACAAGCTGCCAGGCTTCATGTGGCAGAGCGCCAACGCGGTGGTGAGCGAAGGGATTGCCGCGGTGGAGCGCGGCGCGGCGGTGCACGTCACCGGCCGAGTGAACCGCACGATCAAGCGCGTGTTCAAGCTGATGCCGGATCGGCTGGCGTTTCGGCTGTCGGCGCGGCAGGGGCGACGTTATCGGCAGGCTGACTGA
- a CDS encoding isopenicillin N synthase family dioxygenase has protein sequence MKNVPTLDIRRYDSDRDAFVAELGAAYREFGFCCISGHGIARELIDGAYDAFQRFFALPAETKMKYHVPGSGGARGYTPFKVETAKDSKHPDLKEFWHVGREIARDSKFADVMAPNLWPAEVPEFHRYGYGLFEALDQLGTRVLRALALHIDLPEHYFEDKTDQGNSILRPIHYPPITDDNIPNVRAGAHEDINFITLLVGASAEGLEVLTREGEWLPITTEGDAIVVNIGDMLQRLSNHVYPSTTHRVVNPHNANARKPRYSVPYFLHPNPDVVLDPLPQCVTPDNPKRYDTSITSHEYLQQRLREIKLI, from the coding sequence ATGAAGAACGTTCCCACCCTCGACATCCGCCGCTACGACAGCGACCGCGACGCCTTCGTCGCCGAGCTCGGTGCGGCCTACCGCGAATTCGGCTTCTGCTGCATCAGCGGTCACGGCATTGCGCGCGAGCTGATCGACGGCGCCTACGACGCCTTCCAGCGCTTCTTCGCGCTGCCTGCCGAGACCAAGATGAAGTACCACGTGCCGGGCAGCGGCGGCGCACGCGGCTACACCCCGTTCAAGGTGGAGACCGCCAAGGACAGCAAGCATCCCGACCTCAAGGAGTTCTGGCACGTCGGACGCGAGATCGCGCGCGACTCGAAGTTCGCCGACGTGATGGCGCCGAACCTGTGGCCCGCCGAAGTGCCGGAGTTCCACCGCTACGGCTACGGGCTGTTCGAGGCGCTGGACCAGCTCGGCACCCGCGTGTTGCGCGCGCTGGCCCTGCACATCGACCTGCCCGAGCACTACTTCGAGGACAAGACCGACCAGGGCAATTCGATCCTTCGACCGATCCACTACCCGCCGATCACCGACGACAACATCCCCAACGTGCGCGCCGGCGCGCATGAGGACATCAACTTCATCACCTTGCTGGTGGGCGCCAGCGCGGAAGGCCTGGAAGTGTTGACCCGCGAGGGCGAATGGCTGCCGATCACCACCGAGGGCGACGCCATCGTGGTGAACATCGGCGACATGCTGCAGCGCCTCAGCAACCATGTGTACCCGTCCACCACCCACCGCGTGGTGAACCCGCACAACGCGAACGCGCGCAAGCCGCGCTACTCGGTGCCGTACTTCCTGCATCCGAACCCCGACGTGGTGCTCGATCCGCTGCCGCAGTGCGTGACGCCGGACAACCCGAAGCGCTACGACACGAGCATCACCTCGCACGAATACCTGCAGCAGCGGCTGCGCGAGATCAAGTTGATCTGA
- the glmM gene encoding phosphoglucosamine mutase, whose translation MSQRKYFGTDGIRGTVGAWPINAEFMLRLGRALGAVLRQQSTGRRGVLIGKDTRVSGYMFEAALEAGLVSAGMDVRMLGPMPTPAVAMLTRSLRAEAGIVISASHNPHHDNGIKFFSAQGEKLSDAMEEAIEAEIDAPFVTVPSEQLGKARRIDDAVTRYAEFCKSTVAEDFNLNGLKIVLDCANGATYQVAPKVFAELGAEVTSIGVTPDGFNINREVGSTHPQALQRAVLEQGADLGIAFDGDGDRVQLVDRRGVLADGDDLLYVIARAWQARGLLHGPLVGTLMSNYGLQLALEKLGIELVRAKVGDRYVLQQLKERGGVLGGETSGHILCLDRATTGDGIVSALAVLEALAGEDFATARQGLAKLPQVMINVRADGAREALAGDAVRQALAATEQTLRGRGRVVLRASGTEPLVRVTVEGADAAEVQQLAQSLADVVKSSAERS comes from the coding sequence ATGAGTCAGCGCAAGTATTTCGGCACGGACGGCATCCGCGGCACGGTGGGCGCGTGGCCGATCAACGCCGAGTTCATGTTGCGCCTTGGCCGCGCGCTGGGCGCGGTGCTCCGACAGCAGAGCACCGGGCGGCGCGGCGTGCTGATCGGCAAGGACACCCGCGTGTCCGGCTACATGTTCGAGGCGGCGCTGGAGGCCGGCTTGGTCTCCGCCGGCATGGACGTGCGCATGCTGGGGCCGATGCCCACGCCGGCGGTGGCGATGCTCACGCGCTCGTTGCGCGCCGAGGCCGGCATCGTGATCAGCGCCTCGCACAATCCGCACCACGACAACGGCATCAAGTTCTTCTCCGCGCAGGGCGAGAAGCTCAGCGACGCGATGGAAGAGGCCATCGAGGCGGAGATCGACGCACCCTTCGTCACGGTGCCTTCCGAGCAGTTGGGCAAGGCCCGGCGCATCGACGACGCGGTGACCCGCTATGCGGAGTTCTGCAAGAGCACGGTGGCCGAGGACTTCAACCTCAACGGCCTGAAGATTGTGCTGGATTGCGCGAACGGCGCCACCTACCAGGTCGCGCCCAAGGTGTTCGCCGAGCTGGGTGCCGAGGTCACCTCGATCGGCGTCACGCCCGACGGTTTCAACATCAACCGCGAGGTGGGCTCCACCCATCCGCAGGCGTTGCAGAGAGCGGTGCTGGAGCAGGGCGCGGACCTCGGCATCGCGTTCGACGGCGACGGTGACCGCGTGCAGCTGGTGGATCGCCGCGGCGTGCTCGCCGATGGCGACGACCTGCTCTACGTGATCGCCCGCGCCTGGCAAGCGCGCGGCCTGCTGCACGGGCCGCTGGTCGGCACCTTGATGAGCAACTACGGCCTGCAGCTGGCGCTGGAAAAGCTCGGCATCGAACTGGTGCGCGCCAAGGTGGGCGACCGCTACGTGCTGCAGCAGCTCAAGGAGCGCGGCGGCGTGCTGGGCGGCGAGACCTCGGGCCACATCCTGTGCCTGGACCGCGCCACCACCGGCGACGGCATCGTCTCCGCGCTGGCCGTGCTGGAGGCACTGGCCGGCGAGGATTTCGCCACGGCGCGGCAGGGCTTGGCCAAGCTGCCGCAGGTGATGATCAACGTGCGTGCCGACGGTGCCCGCGAAGCGCTGGCCGGCGACGCCGTGCGGCAGGCGCTGGCCGCCACGGAACAGACCCTGCGCGGCCGCGGCCGCGTGGTGCTGCGCGCCTCCGGCACCGAGCCGCTGGTGCGGGTCACCGTGGAGGGCGCCGATGCGGCCGAGGTGCAGCAGTTGGCGCAAAGCCTGGCCGACGTCGTAAAATCCTCCGCAGAACGCTCGTGA